One part of the Candida albicans SC5314 chromosome R, complete sequence genome encodes these proteins:
- a CDS encoding transcription factor TFIIIB subunit (Putative RNA polymerase III transcription factor (TFIIIB) subunit; flucytosine repressed), with product MSSLVKKGGTSFTPKLKKVVRKKPVTAAKPPATPPATQVKEGDDDTSTVIFDTKNTSGVLAAGIETSTADVETSIATPASTQLPDSPKSKPAFRIGLTKTSSSDKSQKDNDIDPKDSSKQYANENENENENAIASSSEEDDDEDIFKPPVDPSKSRRQSITQRRLSNITASGLRSRSASISLHTADSNHVPAKIGIPVSKPTKRRRSSAQARSSKRVSTTQPAKPKAVVVPTVSTEPTSSSMDKSESSTREEKKPPKKSDIKGISDDFIVGIDPKTQKLTKFRRKGATKVKKESDSVKTENESVKPEGDEVKVEVLSDTDSIPEEPDNLITTVTHIHQIPKNINDEDADLFGEVDIDLEEVTMADLCKPTLRIGKVSTNFELVREAEQQLKQKKAQRRRDRELARLEGISLEDAIQKNEEQRRGNGDDVEKQDEEPKPDSLFDEEPQQAATSLQLTFTDGKIGFNEESAIVAKPRADITSRSVEKSNPFANPITSTTYSRRVFTDKWTSQELNQFYQALSMFGTDFSLISQLFPHRSRKQIKSKFNLEERRFPEVVELALRRKLPVDFEEYCANTKNDIKSLEYYNEELRKVRIEHEQSMNAIALEREKALKEDAEASRRREIEIRTGSKPMSRAEKLKELRKNETVVGSIDDVRKKRETNV from the coding sequence ATGAGTAGTTTAGTTAAAAAGGGAGGAACTCTGTTTACTCCAAAGCTAAAAAAGGTGGTCAGAAAGAAACCAGTGACTGCAGCAAAACCACCAGCCACTCCACCAGCAACGCAAGTGAAAGAAGGAGATGATGATACTAGTACTGTTATTTTTGATACAAAAAACACCAGTGGAGTATTAGCTGCAGGCATAGAAACGTCAACTGCAGATGTTGAAACTAGTATTGCTACCCCGGCAAGCACGCAGTTACCAGATTCTCCCAAAAGCAAACCAGCCTTTAGAATAGGTTTAACCAAAACATCATCAAGTGATAAAAGTCAAAAggataatgatattgatcCCAAAGATTCTTCCAAACAATAtgcaaatgaaaatgaaaatgaaaatgaaaatgctATTGCAAGTTCCTCagaagaagatgacgatgaagaCATTTTTAAACCTCCTGTGGATCCGTCGAAAAGTCGTAGACAGTCAATAACTCAGCGGAGATTGTCCAATATAACTGCATCTGGTTTACGAAGCCGATCTGCTTCCATTTCACTTCATACTGCTGATTCAAACCATGTACCGGCTAAGATTGGAATCCCTGTTTccaaaccaacaaaaagGAGAAGATCGCTGGCACAAGCTCGTAGTTCTAAAAGAGTTTCTACCACACAGCCAGCAAAGCCAAAGGCAGTAGTTGTGCCAACAGTGTCAACTGAACCTACATCTTCTTCTATGGATAAATCTGAATCATCTACTcgagaagaaaagaaaccaCCCAAAAAATCAGATATTAAAGGTATCAGTGACGACTttattgttggtattgATCCGAAAACtcaaaaattgacaaaGTTCAGACGAAAAGGTGCAACCAAGGTGAAAAAGGAGTCTGATTCTGTTAAAACTGAAAACGAGTCTGTTAAACCCGAAGGTGATGAAGTCAAAGTTGAGGTGTTATCTGACACGGACTCAATTCCTGAAGAACCCGATAATCTCATTACCACCGTCACACATATTCATCAGATTCCGAAAAACAtcaatgatgaagatgctGATCTTTTCGGTGAAGTGGACATTGATCTAGAGGAAGTTACTATGGCCGATTTGTGTAAACCGACTCTTCGGATAGGGAAAGTGAGCACGAACTTTGAATTAGTGAGAGAGGCTGAACAACAGTTGAAACAGAAAAAGGCTCAAAGGCGAAGAGACAGGGAATTGGCTAGGCTTGAAGGAATATCACTCGAAGATGCTATACAAAAGAATGAAGAGCAGAGACGAGGAAATGGTGATGATGTAGAAAAGCAAGACGAAGAACCAAAACCAGATTCACTCTTTGATGAAGAGCCGCAACAAGCAGCTACATCTTTACAGTTGACATTCACTGATGGTAAAATTGGATTCAATGAGGAATCTGCTATTGTTGCGAAACCCAGGGCTGATATAACTAGTCGATCGGTGGAGAAATCGAATCCATTTGCCAATCCAATAACTTCAACCACCTACAGTCGAAGAGTATTTACCGATAAGTGGACCTCACAGGAACTAAATCAGTTTTATCAAGCACTAAGCATGTTTGGTACAGacttttctttaatttccCAATTATTTCCTCACAGATCAAGAAAACAGATTAAACTGAAATTCAACTTggaagaaagaagatttCCAGAGGTTGTTGAGCTAGCGTTGAGAAGGAAATTGCCAGTTGATTTCGAAGAATATTGTGCCAACACAAAGAATGACATCAAGTCTTTGGAATACTACAATGAAGAGTTGCGCAAAGTCAGAATTGAACACGAACAAAGTATGAATGCCATAGCTTTGGAAAGAGAGAAGGCGTTGAAGGAAGATGCAGAAGCAAgcagaagaagagaaaTAGAAATCAGAACTGGTTCTAAACCAATGAGCCGAGCCGAGAAGTTGAAAGAATTGCGTAAAAATGAAACTGTGGTTGGTTCTATTGATGATGTACGAAAGAAGAGAGAGACTAATGTGTAG
- the CSP37 gene encoding Csp37p (Hyphal cell wall protein; role in progression of mouse systemic infection; predicted P-loop, divalent cation binding, N-glycosylation sites; expressed in yeast and hyphae; hyphal downregulated; stationary-phase enriched; GlcNAc-induced): MSAGKYLLGTAALVGGVYYYDQYVQPILPRQQHQELAYQTQRVENKGSELNNKLTKKIEEGKKFVNEKTESVTKQVKNSDVYQKLQSNTEDYKKHVEDAVDNDKNVFVVGIQKYIDFVNQLGEGKVQTGTTQYSTVSPNVEVKEKSIFGNWFDKSDNKVDQLKNDADKKINEAKDKAESTKSDFFNWNSKKADELDKKANEAINWTNKQIDYASAEWHKHYEQAKGDWNKALDDLSKQWNDSKKQLNGRFDTEKDRAIKGVEDAKSNFEKLSNDLANDASKNQKLKDAQDHFGKSLENLKLFGDDVYNDFAKRFDDLFNRK, translated from the coding sequence ATGTCTGCTggaaaatatttattaggTACTGCTGCCCTTGTCGGTGgggtttattattatgatcAATATGTTCAACCAATCTTACCaagacaacaacaccaGGAATTGGCTTATCAAACCCAACGTGTTGAAAACAAGGGTTCCGAattgaacaacaaattgaccaaaaaaattgaagaaggaaagaaatttgttaatgaaAAGACTGAATCAGTCACTAAACAAGTTAAAAACTCTGATGTTTACCAAAAATTACAATCAAATACCGAAGATTACAAAAAACACGTTGAAGATGCCGTAGATAACGATAAGAATGTTTTCGTTGTTGgtattcaaaaatatattgattttgtcAATCAATTAGGTGAAGGTAAAGTTCAAACTGGTACTACACAATATTCAACTGTTTCTCCAAATGTTGAAgtcaaagaaaaatcaatttttggtAATTGGTTTGACAAAAGTGACAATAAagttgatcaattgaaaaatgacGCCgataaaaaaatcaatgaagCTAAAGATAAAGCTGAATCTACCAAATctgatttcttcaattggaATTCCAAAAAAGCTGATGAATTAGACAAAAAAGCCAATGAAGCCATCAATTGGACTAATAAGCAAATTGATTATGCTTCAGCTGAATGGCACAAACATTACGAACAAGCTAAGGGTGATTGGAACAAAGCTCTTGATGATTTATCCAAACAATGGAATGACAGTaagaaacaattgaatgGTAGATTTGATACTGAAAAAGATAGAGCCATTAAAGGAGTTGAAGATGCTAAGagtaattttgaaaaattgagtAATGATTTAGCCAATGATGCTTctaaaaaccaaaaattgaaagatgCTCAAGATCATTTTGGAAAGAGTCTtgagaatttgaaattatttggtGATGACGTCTACAATGATTTTGCTAAAAGATTTGACGATTTGTTTAACCGTAAATaa
- the PRS gene encoding putative proline--tRNA ligase (Putative prolyl-tRNA synthetase; monofunctional Class II synthetase; gene is constitutively expressed) — protein MIIIKRFLHIKTVPKSYGNQLSKFKYSKQIPTHEVLTKLGYITYPRAGLVNWSKMGLLIQNKISQIIRQRMDEIQFEEVSLSLISHKELWKLTNRWDQEEIFKLVGDEYLLVPTAEEEITNYVKKQFLESYKNFPLALYQINPKFRNEKRPRGGLLRGKEFLMKDAYSFDLNESEAMKTYEKVVGAYHKIFQDLGIPYVKAEADSGDIGGSLSHEWHYLNSSGEDTVFECNECHNVSNMEKALSYPKEIDETIEVSVKYFTTEDKSTLICAYYPSNRILEPKFIQNEIPDIDLDSINDLSEFNHDISTRIVRIMDSRLSSRSKFPDFPISNFINRSLITTLTDIPIVLAQEGEICGHCEEGKLSASSAIEVGHTFYLGDKYSKPLDLEVDVPTSNNSIEKQRIMMGCYGIGISRIIAAIAEINRDEKGLKWPRSIAPWEVTVVEVSKQKQLKNVNDNNHHNNPQDNFQEIYNILNQANIDYRLDNRSDSMGKKLKQSDLLGIPLSIILGNQYPIIEIEVRGNKKNNNNNSWLQSYTENKDQFDWKVETDAQGNDTKHYIHKDGLVTVVNSLLNDM, from the coding sequence atgattattattaaacgATTTTTACATATCAAAACAGTTCCTAAATCATATGGGAATCAATTatctaaattcaaatattccAAACAAATACCTACTCATGAAGTCTTGACAAAATTAGGATATATTACATATCCACGAGCCGGATTAGTCAATTGGTCGAAAATGGGattattaattcaaaataaGATAAGTCAAATAATTAGACAAAGAATGGATGAAATACAATTTGAAGAAGTCAGTTTATCATTGATTAGTCATAAAGAATTATGGAAATTGACTAATCGATGGgatcaagaagaaatttttaaacttGTAGGTgatgaatatttattagTCCCTACtgctgaagaagaaatcacAAATTATgttaaaaaacaatttttggaaAGTTATAAGAATTTCCCATTGGCATTATATCAAATTAATCCCAAATttagaaatgaaaaaagaCCAAGAGGTGGTTTGTTACGAGGGAAAGAGTTTTTAATGAAAGATGCCTattcttttgatttaaatgaatCAGAAGCAATGAAAACTTATGAGAAAGTAGTTGGTGCATATCACAAGATATTCCAAGATTTAGGTATTCCTTATGTTAAAGCTGAAGCCGACTCAGGTGATATTGGTGGTAGTTTAAGTCATGAATGGcattatttgaattcttcAGGAGAAGATACAGTGTTTGAATGTAATGAATGCCATAATGTATCAAATATGGAAAAGGCTTTATCATATCCAAAGGAAATAGATGAAACTATTGAAGTTTCCGtcaaatattttacaaCGGAAGATAAATCAACGTTAATTTGCGCATATTATCCATCGAATAGAATCTTGGAACCTAAATTTATACAGAATGAAATTCCTGACATTGATTTAGATtcaatcaatgatttgAGTGAATTCAATCATGATATATCTACACGTATTGTGAGAATTATGGATAGTCGATTGTCATCAAGATCAAAGTTCCCTGATTTCCCTATTAGCAATTTTATCAACCGATCATTAATAACTACATTAACCGATATACCTATTGTATTAGCACAAGAGGGGGAAATTTGTGGACATTGTGAAGAGGGAAAATTATCTGCCAGCAGTGCCATTGAAGTCGGTCATACATTCTATTTGGGTGACAAATATTCCAAACCTTTGGATTTGGAAGTCGACGTCCCCACTCTGAACAATagtattgaaaaacaaagaatcATGATGGGGTGTTATGGCATTGGTATAAGTAGAATAATCGCCGCCATTGCAGAGATTAATCGTGATGAAAAAGGATTGAAATGGCCACGAAGTATAGCTCCATGGGAGGTGACAGTTGTTGAAGTTTCCAAAcagaaacaattgaaaaacgTCAATgacaacaaccaccacaatAACCCACAAGACAATTTCCAAGAAATTTATAACATATTAAATCAAGCCAATATTGATTATCGTCTTGATAATCGATCTGACTCAATGggcaaaaaattgaaacaatctGATTTATTAGGTATACCTTTATCTATTATATTGGGCAATCAATATCCAATTATAGAAATTGAAGTGAGAGGTAAtaaaaagaacaacaacaacaacagttgGTTGCAAAGTTATACAGAAAATAAAGACCAATTTGATTGGAAGGTAGAAACCGATGCCCAAGGCAATGACACAAAACACTATATCCACAAAGATGGGTTGGTTACCGTTGTAAATAGTTTATTAAATGACatgtaa
- a CDS encoding uncharacterized protein (Protein of unknown function; Spider biofilm repressed), translating into MLFNTIPKTVSSAVLVNSVRRLSHSSYNNRHVQKAIASVAFYGLATLGVANLVEKNNKGLFI; encoded by the coding sequence ATGTTATTCAACACCATTCCAAAGACTGTATCTTCAGCTGTTCTTGTTAACTCAGTTCGCCGATTATCCCACAGTTCTTATAACAACAGACATGTCCAAAAGGCTATCGCCAGTGTCGCTTTTTACGGTTTAGCTACGTTAGGTGTTGCAAATCTCGTCGAGAAAAACAACAARGGGCTATTTATTTAG
- a CDS encoding phosphatidylinositol N-acetylglucosaminyltransferase (Ortholog of S. cerevisiae Gpa15; involved in the synthesis of glycosylphosphatidylinositol (GPI) anchors; shuman Pig-H, which is also involved in GPI assembly; Spider biofilm induced), whose protein sequence is MSSSKNYKLEISPSINQTSATESQNLLKFTVRNDRPSKIITYRLPIIVLLASLTVANIIQNIEQVKNYDIDASHHGILLILVVGIVLLLCLQTPEDTLIVMRGIGIQLQSKKMWRFQSSDSFIPINNMIDLVIHEGFHDYGQVIFYLCVLTKANNDKNPITIVFPEFLPRKDIFLTVWRLSRELLFGSTKRYWRRVPGQGLKQVI, encoded by the coding sequence ATGTCCTCATcgaaaaattataaattggaaatttcCCCTAGTATCAACCAAACTAGTGCCACAGAATCGcagaatttattgaaatttacTGTACGAAATGACAGACCCAGTAAGATTATTACGTATAGATTACCAATCATAGTACTATTGGCAAGTCTCACTGTGGCAAATATTATACAGAATATAGAGCAAGTGAAGAATTACGATATAGATGCATCACATCATGGTATTCTTTTGATATTAGTTGTTGGAATAGTGCTTCTATTATGTCTACAGACCCCTGAAGACACCCTAATCGTGATGAGAGGTATAGGTATTCAATTGCAAAGTAAGAAAATGTGGAGGTTCCAATCATCTGATTCGTTTATACCTATAAATAACATGATTGATTTAGTTATTCATGAAGGATTCCACGATTATGGGCAggttatattttatttatgtGTCTTGACAAAAGCAAATAACGATAAGAATCCAATCACGATTGTCTTTCCAGAATTCTTACCGCGTAAAGATATATTTTTGACAGTTTGGAGACTAAGTAGAGAATTACTATTTGGAAGCACAAAACGCTATTGGAGAAGAGTGCCTGGTCAAGGTTTAAAACAAGTTATTTAg
- a CDS encoding uncharacterized protein (Protein of unknown function; transcript detected on high-resolution tiling arrays) yields MNEEATINFLSFFFFLLYFLSLSLSVCVCCVCRKFFSLLLLLLWFSLISVLVHGWCYYDFRSSSPGFFLFRSRLALNPLLTPTLRYYHHHHHHHQYNLLAPYIIIVNINHFFF; encoded by the coding sequence ATGAATGAGGAGgcaacaataaattttctttctttttttttttttcttctttactttctctctctctctctctctgtgtgtgtgtgttgtGTGTgtagaaaattttttctgttgttgttgttgttgttgtggttttCTCTAATTCTGGTTTTGGTTCATGGGTGGTGCTACTACGATTTTAGGTCCTCATCGCCGgggttttttctttttcgttCAAGACTCGCCCTCAACCCACTACTCACCCCCACCTTACGctattaccaccaccaccatcaccaccaccagtaTAATTTGCTCGCACCATACATAATAATAGTTAATATTAatcatttcttcttttag
- the PIN4 gene encoding Pin4p (Protein with similarity to S. cerevisiae Pin4p; transposon mutation affects filamentous growth), whose protein sequence is MDFRNLSTTPNQMDTVMQRRPSLSSLSSASGYSSSNYGGNPTPNPNNSNTNNNSSGNSNNNTHGNNTPKLSTQRLTNNRNLQSLWINQPSIAPSNVVPWVEQQQQQTLDSLENNTKTDSSNDASATNNNNVNVNVNANANVNANANIHAQTHVNTNVNANTTATSINASTISNTTPSINDTNDNAKKINVSMISNNNNNNSNNNNNNTNNSSTGNSNIVNMLPSVSNATTMNNSNSINSTTNNTTINEADDDELIPTAIVIKNIPFAIKKEQLLDVMTKLNLPLPYAFNYHFDNGVFRGLAFANFTSTDETSAVVNQLNGREIGGRKLRVEYKKMLPAQERERIEREKREKRGQLEEQHRSASNASLASLLSAASTTAATKNLSVAGTNPSHTTERMFLNLPFNNSSFNAPPVEINFNDLEVLELYTQLVLYRDDITKSTFELAISPANLNISQRKIISILCNYLNLLELFDNGLIIIRRKPGYIAQCITQQSIIPNSQQVSGPTHPQQHQQNQLQQQQQQQHQHQHPSHSSSMMNLHQLGGTLAVPAHPELLRSQSQSALPLPRLRQQTSTPIQQNQQVQHQNQPPQQQQQQHVQPQYNYYNQQSIQSQPHSARPYSQSYNIYQQQQQQQQQQAQQQAQQQQQQQLQYQQGHQSQVSTPTLNSSSAAALLRSSSSRSFVDVRSTPPTSSFAQQQQQQQQQQQQPPLTSSIHDSPTPHHHLPLQQQQQQQNHYYSNNNQGFGSQPQTPLTNTADVNSRFQPFGQHSHLTSSFTSLSQTLPSTTTTTTNIDDFNNSIVDGNSISSKLNALGLGLGGGGGGGGNTNNTLTGNDNVTTTTTTTTNSTSGFDNSSTSGSGIWGPK, encoded by the coding sequence ATGGATTTTAgaaatttatcaactaCACCGAATCAAATGGACACTGTAATGCAACGTCGTCCCTCtctatcatcattatcgtCAGCCTCGGGCTATTCTTCTTCCAATTATGGTGGGAATCCTACACCCAATCCCAACAATTCCAAtaccaataacaatagtagTGGCAATAGTAATAACAACACTCATGGCAATAACACTCCCAAATTATCAACTCAAAGATTGACAAATAATAGGAATTTACAATCCTTGTGGATAAACCAACCATCTATTGCTCCTTCTAATGTTGTTCCTTGGGTGgaacagcaacaacaacaaacccTTGATCTGTTGgaaaataatactaaaaCAGACTCCAGTAATGATGCTTCTgctactaataataataatgttaaTGTTAATGTTAATGCCAATGCCAATGTTAATGCCAATGCCAATATCCATGCCCAAACCCATGTCAACACAAATGTTAATGCAAACACAACAGCAACTAGTATTAATGCTTCCACGATTTCAAATACTACACCAAGTATTAATGACACTAATGATAatgccaaaaaaattaatgttTCCATGATtagtaataacaataacaataacagtaacaataataacaacaacactaACAATAGTAGTACAGGAAATTCTAACATTGTAAACATGCTTCCTTCTGTTTCTAATGCAACGACAATGAATAACAGTAACAGTATCAATAGTACCACAAACAATACTACAATTAATGAAGCTGATGATGACGAGTTAATTCCTACTGCGATTGTGATTAAAAATATTCCATTTGCCATTAAAAAGGAACAATTGTTAGATGTGATGACAAAATTAAACTTGCCATTACCATATGCCTTTAATTATCATTTTGATAATGGTGTGTTTCGTGGATTAGCATTTGCCAATTTCACATCTACAGATGAGACATCAGCAGTAGTAAACCAATTGAATGGAAGAGAAATAGGTGGAAGAAAATTACGTGTtgaatacaaaaaaatgcTTCCGGCACAAGAAAGAGAACGTATTGAAAGAGAGAAAAGGGAGAAAAGAGGTCAATTGGAAGAACAACATCGTTCTGCATCAAATGCTTCTTTGGCTTCTTTATTGTCAGCTGCTTCAACTACAGCAGCAACTAAAAATTTGAGTGTGGCTGGCACAAATCCTTCTCATACCACTGAAAGAATGTTTTTAAATTTACCTTTTAACAATTCTCTGTTCAATGCCCCACCAGtagaaattaattttaatgatCTTGAAGTTTTGGAATTGTACACTCAATTAGTATTATACCGAGATGATATTACCAAATCTACTTTTGAATTAGCTATATCACCAgcaaatttgaatatttctCAACGGAAAATCATATCAATTTTATgtaattatttgaatttattagaattgtttgataatgggttgataataattagAAGAAAACCAGGATACATTGCTCAGTGTATAACTCAACAATCTATTATTCCTAATTCTCAACAGGTGTCTGGGCCAACTCACCCgcaacaacatcaacagaatcaacttcaacaacagcaacagcaacaacatcaacatcaacatccTTCACATTCATCATCGATGATGAACCTTCATCAATTGGGTGGTACATTAGCTGTTCCAGCGCACCCTGAATTATTAAGATCCCAATCGCAATCAGCATTACCGTTGCCAAGATTGAGACAGCAAACCTCTACaccaattcaacaaaatcaacaagttcagcaccaaaatcaaccaccacaacaacaacagcaacagcatGTTCAACCacaatataattattacaatCAGCAATCTATTCAAAGCCAACCACATTCTGCGAGACCTTATTCTCAATCAtataatatttatcaacaacaacagcaacagcagcaacaacaagctcaacaacaagctcaacaacaacaacaacaacaattacaataTCAACAGGGACACCAGTCACAAGTTTCAACACCTACATTGAATTCTTCTAGTGCTGCTGCATTACTTAGATCAAGTAGCAGTAGATCATTTGTTGATGTGAGATCCACACCTCCCACAAGTAGTTTTGctcaacagcaacaacaacaacaacaacaacagcaacagccGCCACTAACTTCATCAATCCATGATTCTCCAACACCACATCATCATTTACCACttcaacagcagcaacaacaacaaaatcattacTATTCAAATAACAATCAGGGGTTTGGATCTCAACCACAAACTCCATTGACCAATACTGCTGATGTCAATAGTAGATTCCAACCATTTGGTCAACATAGTCATTTAACATCTAGTTTTACATCATTATCACAAACATTGCCTagtaccaccaccactaccaccaatattgatgatttcaataatagTATTGTTGATGGTAATAGTATTTCTAGTAAATTGAATGCCTTAGGATTAGGATTAGGAGGAGgtggaggaggaggaggaaacaccaacaatacTTTAACTGGTAATGATAAtgttactactactactactactactactaattcAACGAGTGGGTTTGATAATTCTTCTACTAGTGGAAGTGGTATTTGGGGaccaaaataa
- a CDS encoding Arf family guanine nucleotide exchange factor (Protein with a predicted role in protein translocation from the endoplasmic reticulum) — MSASSSATNQAPGGLRSAVKRKTTQEKKAQSSNATPLSTRSAGAGGSSSTMMKLFTDEAQGLRVDPLVVLFLAVGFIFSVIILHVFAKITGKFTS, encoded by the exons ATG tCTGCATCCTCATCAGCAACCAACCAAGCCCCAGGTGGATTAAGAAGCGCAGTTAAAAGAAAGACCACTCAAGAAAAGAAGGCTCAATCATCAAATGCCACACCATTATCAACCAGATCTGCTGGTGCTGGTGGTTCTTCCTCCacaatgatgaaattgtttaCTGATGAAGCCCAAGGATTAAGAGTCGATCCTTTAGTTGTGTTGTTCTTGGCTGTTGGTTTTATCTTTTCCGTTATTATCTTACATGTGTTTGCTAAAATCACTGGTAAATTTACTtcttaa